The Arachis hypogaea cultivar Tifrunner chromosome 16, arahy.Tifrunner.gnm2.J5K5, whole genome shotgun sequence genome contains a region encoding:
- the LOC112759041 gene encoding small ribosomal subunit protein uS12, translated as MGKTRGMGAARKLKSHRRRQRWADKSYKKSHLGNEWKKPFAGSSHAKGIVLEKIGIEAKQPNSAIRKCARVQLIKNGKKIAAFVPNDGCLNYIEENDEVLIAGFGRKGHAVGDIPGVRFKVVKVSGVSLLALFKEKKEKPRS; from the exons ATGGG GAAGACGCGGGGAATGGGAGCTGCCCGTAAGCTGAAGTCCCACCGCAGAAGGCAACGGTGGGCAGACAAATCATACAAGAAATCTCATCTTGGTAATGAATGGAAGAAACCTTTTGCTGGTTCTTCCCATGCCAAGGGTATTGTTCTTGAAAAGAT AGGTATTGAGGCTAAGCAGCCCAATTCTGCCATTCGTAAATGTGCAAGGGTTCAACTCATCAAGAATGGGAAGAAGATTGCTGCATTTGTACCAAATGATGGTTGCTTAAACTACATTGAAGAGAAT GACGAAGTTTTGATAGCTGGATTCGGAAGAAAAGGTCATGCCGTCGGTGATATTCCTGGTGTTAGGTTCAAGGTTGTGAAGGTCTCTGGTGTGTCACTCCTTGCTCTTTtcaaggagaagaaggagaagccaAGGTCTTAA